From a region of the Oryza sativa Japonica Group chromosome 6, ASM3414082v1 genome:
- the LOC9272123 gene encoding eukaryotic translation initiation factor 5 codes for MALQNIGASNRDDAFYRYKMPRMITKIEGRGNGIKTNIVNMVDIAKALARPASYTTKYFGCELGAQSKFDEKTGTSLVNGAHDTAKLAGLLENFIKKYVQCYGCGNPETEVLISKAQMITLKCAACGFVSDVDMRDKLTTFILKNPPEQKKGGGKDKKAMRRAEKERLKEGEAADEEMKKLKKEAKKKGASKESTSSKSGAGKKKAASGSDEDHSNSPTRSHDGDNVAADEDDDDDVQWQTDTSLEAAKQRMQEQLSAATAEMVMLSTEEPEKKKKHEASHKEGASNGSAKHVVEEAKSSPYDDLVKEMKDNLSKGATAVQLKGLMTSSALPPQDAMNALFDALFGGLGKGFAKEVVKKKKFLAAAVPDEASQMVLLQALVAFGAKSSPEAVKEVPIVLKALYDGDILDEEVITQWYNESVAAGKESQVVKNAKPFVEWLQSADSESEEE; via the coding sequence ATGGCTCTGCAAAACATTGGTGCTTCAAACCGCGATGATGCTTTCTACAGGTATAAGATGCCCAGGATGATCACCAAAATAGAAGGCCGTGGCAATGGCATCAAGACTAACATCGTGAACATGGTGGATATAGCAAAAGCCCTAGCTAGGCCTGCTTCCTACACAACAAAGTACTTTGGATGTGAGCTTGGTGCACAGTCTAAATTTGATGAGAAGACTGGTACTTCCTTGGTTAATGGGGCACATGATACTGCTAAACTGGCTGGTCTCCTCGAGAACTTCATCAAGAAGTATGTCCAATGCTATGGATGTGGCAACCCTGAGACTGAGGTCCTCATCTCCAAGGCCCAGATGATTACATTGAAGTGTGCTGCCTGTGGTTTCGTGTCAGACGTTGACATGAGGGACAAGCTCACAACTTTTATCCTGAAGAATCCACCTGAACAGAAGAAGGGTGGTGGGAAAGACAAGAAGGCAATGAGGAGAGCTGAGAAGGAGCGTCTAAAGGAAGGTGAGGCTGCTGATGAGGAGATGAAGAAGCTAAAGAAGGAAGCAAAGAAGAAAGGTGCATCCAAGGAAAGCACCTCCTCTAAAAGTGGTGCTGGGAAGAAGAAGGCTGCTTCTGGCTCTGATGAGGATCATTCAAATTCACCAACTCGCAGCCATGATGGTGACAATGTGGCTGCAGATgaggatgacgacgatgatgtcCAGTGGCAGACTGACACTTCGCTGGAGGCTGCAAAACAGCGCATGCAAGAGCAACTGAGCGCTGCAACTGCTGAGATGGTGATGCTGTCCACTGAAGAAcctgagaagaagaagaagcacgAGGCCTCACACAAGGAGGGTGCCTCCAACGGAAGTGCAAAACATGTGGTTGAAGAGGCTAAAAGCAGTCCTTATGATGATCTGGTCAAGGAGATGAAGGATAACTTGAGCAAGGGTGCTACTGCTGTTCAGCTCAAGGGTCTGATGACTTCCTCAGCCCTGCCACCCCAGGATGCTATGAATGCTCTTTTTGATGCACTCTTTGGCGGCCTCGGCAAAGGATTTGCCAAGGAGGttgtgaagaagaagaaattcctCGCGGCTGCTGTACCTGATGAAGCCTCCCAGATGGTCCTGCTGCAAGCCCTGGTGGCCTTCGGTGCCAAGTCTAGCCCTGAAGCTGTGAAGGAGGTGCCGATTGTTCTCAAGGCCCTGTATGATGGGGACATCCTGGATGAAGAAGTGATAACTCAGTGGTACAATGAATCTGTTGCTGCTGGCAAGGAGTCCCAGGTGGTGAAGAATGCCAAACCATTCGTGGAGTGGCTCCAGAGCGCGGATTCTGAATCCGAGGAAGAGTGA